The proteins below come from a single Ptychodera flava strain L36383 chromosome 6, AS_Pfla_20210202, whole genome shotgun sequence genomic window:
- the LOC139134527 gene encoding sodium-coupled monocarboxylate transporter 1-like, producing the protein MYATYAKCDPLTAGYVEVADQRMAYFIADKFARLPGFSGLFLSAVCGAALSTLSSGLHSLSAVTLEDLIKKCSCASTMTDRKATMISKGLCIMYGLVALALILVVSQMGLILQLALSLGNLILAPVFGMFTLGIFFPWTNSVGVIFGALAGISVAMVILIGKFIYPPSWPMLLLSTEECLLASNYTNLLTSPEMTTMVLGTTTGGELSVAANGFASFLHLSYLWYSPLEIVVTMVIGHRFFHYRT; encoded by the exons ATGTACGCAACCTATGCTAAATGTGACCCTCTGACGGCCGGTTATGTCGAAGTCGCTGACCAG AGAATGGCTTACTTTATCGCCGATAAGTTTGCACGACTACCAGGATTTTCTGGTTTATTTCTGTCAGCTGTCTGCGGTGCTGCTTTAAG TACGCTGTCATCGGGGTTACATTCACTATCGGCTGTAACTTTGGAAGATCTCATCAAAAAATGTTCATGCGCCTCGACAATGACTGACAGAAAAGCAACAATGATTTCCAAAGGACTTT GCATAATGTATGGACTGGTTGCTCTCGCACTTATACTGGTAGTTTCACAGATGGGTTTGATTCTACAATTAGCTTTGTCCCTAGGAAATCTAATTCTTGCTCCTGTGTTTGGTATGTTTACActcggaattttttttccatggacGAACAGTGTC GGTGTTATATTCGGTGCTCTTGCCGGCATCTCCGTCGCCATGGTTATATTGATTGGTAAATTTATATACCCACCATCATGGCCCATGTTACTTTTATCAACTGAAGAATGCTTGCTAGCGTCGAATTACACGAACTTACTGACTTCTCCGGAAATGACCACCATGGTCCTTGGAACAACTACAGGGGGCGAACTTTCTGTAGCCGC GAATGGATTCGCGTCTTTTCTTCATTTATCATATCTTTGGTACAGTCCGTTAGAAATCGTTGTGACTATGGTAATTGGACATCGTTTCTTTCATTACAG GACCTAA